In one Pseudarthrobacter sp. NBSH8 genomic region, the following are encoded:
- a CDS encoding thiamine pyrophosphate-binding protein — MIDSDPGTAAAPAGESRGTSQRNGGDLVVETLEALGAKTVFGIPGQHALGLFDAMGRGNLHFVSSRVENNSAFAADGYSRATGEVGVLFLSTGPGALTSLAGLQEAYATGVPMVVVASQIPLAGLGARRKGMLHQLDDQKASAANVTKSQRLIQHASGIPSAIQDAWTEAISSPQGPVWLEIPQNVLLDPIMVPPVEDALAEAADNPPRLELVREAVKWLSTAERPAIIAGGGTRRGRAEKSLLSIAEKLRAPVICTPGGNGAFPWTHELSLQSWIEDRHMTDLLEDADVLIVIGSSLGEVTSNYFTFAPRGRIIQIDAEPRVLESNSPGLGIRADAGQALAALDEALAAPVDTTRSWHGATPEDLVTDSLAKVKARLESQDLGKELKFMSDIRDAVPADMQTFWDMTISAYWGWSCWDARQGQFHSAQGAGGLGYGFPAAIGGAVGLETLGNPGRVLAVSGDGSAMYSISELATAKQHNIPVTWLIVDDGGYGILREYMVGAFGKATATELARPDFVKLAEAFGVPATRVAPEDVGDALKAGFAAHGPNVVVVETLLKMFAPTHLGG, encoded by the coding sequence ATGATTGATTCCGATCCGGGCACGGCAGCCGCGCCCGCAGGGGAGAGCCGGGGGACCAGTCAGCGCAATGGCGGGGACCTCGTCGTCGAAACCCTTGAAGCGCTCGGCGCCAAGACCGTCTTCGGCATCCCGGGCCAGCATGCGCTCGGCCTGTTTGACGCCATGGGCCGCGGCAACCTGCACTTTGTGTCCTCCCGCGTGGAGAACAACAGCGCCTTCGCCGCGGATGGGTACTCCCGCGCCACCGGCGAAGTGGGAGTGCTGTTCCTGTCCACTGGACCCGGCGCGCTGACGTCCCTCGCCGGCCTGCAGGAGGCGTATGCCACGGGTGTGCCCATGGTGGTGGTGGCCAGCCAGATCCCGCTCGCGGGACTGGGCGCCCGCCGCAAGGGCATGCTGCACCAGCTCGATGACCAGAAGGCCTCGGCCGCGAACGTCACCAAGAGCCAGCGCCTGATCCAGCACGCGTCGGGCATTCCGTCGGCCATCCAGGATGCCTGGACTGAAGCCATCTCCTCGCCGCAGGGCCCGGTCTGGCTGGAAATCCCGCAGAACGTGCTGCTGGATCCCATCATGGTGCCGCCGGTGGAGGACGCACTCGCCGAAGCAGCGGACAACCCGCCGCGCTTGGAGCTGGTCCGGGAAGCGGTGAAATGGCTGTCGACGGCGGAACGTCCCGCCATCATCGCCGGTGGCGGTACGCGGCGGGGCCGGGCCGAAAAATCGCTGCTCTCGATTGCCGAGAAGCTGCGGGCGCCGGTCATCTGCACCCCGGGCGGCAACGGCGCCTTCCCGTGGACCCATGAGCTTTCGCTGCAGTCCTGGATCGAGGACCGCCACATGACGGACCTCCTTGAGGATGCCGACGTCCTGATTGTCATCGGCTCCTCCCTCGGTGAAGTCACGTCCAACTACTTCACGTTCGCACCGCGCGGCCGTATCATCCAGATCGACGCCGAACCGCGCGTCCTCGAATCGAACAGCCCCGGTCTGGGCATCCGCGCCGACGCCGGCCAGGCGCTCGCCGCCCTCGACGAGGCCCTGGCAGCGCCCGTCGACACCACCCGCAGCTGGCACGGGGCCACCCCCGAGGACCTGGTGACGGACTCGCTCGCCAAGGTCAAGGCAAGGCTCGAATCCCAGGACCTGGGCAAAGAGCTGAAGTTCATGTCGGACATCCGCGATGCCGTACCCGCGGACATGCAGACTTTCTGGGACATGACCATCTCGGCGTACTGGGGCTGGAGCTGCTGGGATGCACGGCAGGGCCAGTTCCACTCCGCCCAGGGCGCAGGCGGCCTGGGCTACGGCTTCCCGGCAGCCATCGGCGGCGCCGTCGGGCTGGAAACACTGGGCAATCCCGGCCGGGTGCTTGCCGTTTCCGGTGACGGCTCCGCCATGTACTCCATTTCCGAACTCGCCACGGCCAAGCAGCACAACATCCCGGTCACCTGGCTGATCGTGGACGACGGCGGTTACGGCATCCTGCGCGAATACATGGTGGGCGCCTTCGGCAAGGCCACGGCCACCGAGCTCGCACGCCCCGACTTCGTCAAGCTCGCCGAAGCCTTCGGTGTGCCGGCCACGCGAGTGGCCCCCGAGGACGTCGGGGACGCGCTCAAAGCGGGCTTCGCGGCGCACGGACCCAACGTCGTCGTCGTCGAAACCCTGCTCAAGATGTTCGCTCCCACCCATCTGGGCGGCTGA